ATTTTGATGTTTGATGAGGAGTCAGGAACTGCTCAGAGTcaaaataaagttttcaaaCCTAGCAAGAATTGGCCAAGAGGGTGCAATATATAATTAAGACTAATGTTGGATGGAGAAAGCTTTTCAATGAGGCAGGATCATTTATATAAGACCAAGCACCTTGCACGTTGGAGTTTTAGGAACGGGGTCTGTGTATGCATGCAGGAATTGCCCTGCTGGGCTCCATTAAGCCAAAACACTGTTGTAAATTGGAATCAAAAGACTTAGCATGCATATGAAAACGTGCCTTATTTGGATGTCAGCTTATATTCTGTTATTTGTTGTTCATTAAATGGTCCTGGAAATTGTATCCATCTTCATCTTGTTTATTTATCTGTTTGAGAAGAACAATTATCATGGCATGGGATGTAAATTATGGATGATTTCATTTGTaacatgcaatttgattggctgaacaAATTGTGAAATCATTCACACTtgatgtttttaataaaaattcaTCCCAAAACATGATtaaacatgtatttcaaataataaattataaggaattaatTTGATAGCAAAGTATGTCGAGCTTATAACATTCATTCCTTGTGAACTTGTCGTCGATTACCAGGTATTCCCTTGGAATTATGGTGACTGTGTTGTGTACATGCTTTACAGGCCACATTTTTTGCTGGATGGATATGATACTTCACATGCAACTTTGTTATCAAGAGTGgtgaaaaggtcaaggttgctGGGCTTTATAAAATAAGCTTGCAGATACTCAACAGACCAATTTTTTTCTtgattgatatttcacatgcagCAGAGTTTTGGGGTTTAAAGGTGAAGATCATTATGGAACTTACTAGAAAAAACTGAAGGACATGTGCAATATTTCTCAatagaatataattttccttgacATTTCACGTACAATTCACTGCCTCTTCTGCAAAAAATATTGGGGGAAATATAACCATCTCTAGTTTAGAGTTGGCATACTTTGATAGTTCCttgttgcaagtaaaaatgtaaaatcaacaCCTGTGTATCACTAAATGAACATATCTGTTTCTAAGAACCCGAGTCACTCGGGTAACCTATTGCCGTTGATCTTTGTCAGCTGTCCGTtaacaattttatatttttaacttcttgaaaactacaaggcaaattgttaccatttttggtgtgaagcatttctaggataagaggaatataaatttcacaattgtgaaatttattaccTTATCACCCCCGGGCCTCATGAGTGGGGCCAAATATGCTTTAAAAAAagccatattttaaaaaatctccaCTCCCATAGATGtgggagaaaaactaaatgcatggttatgaagtcctctatcaaaattgtgaaattcatggcccctgggtcaggggttcaggccctagggtggggccaatataacaatatagtgaacatgaattaaaacttacaaaatcttctctactcccatatatatttgagaaaaattaaatgcatgattataatgtccatgaagctctctacctaatacatgtattgtgaaattcatggttcCTGGCCCTTGGGCAGGGCTTATATGGCCACATGAATATGTATACAAATCtggttttttttccttttctacTTTCAGTTATGGGAGAtcaactaaatgcatggttctGTTGTCCTCTTctcaaattgtgaaattcacaaccCATGGGTCGGAGTTAAACTTTCAGGGTGTGtcaaaattatatacatatatgcttcaaactttcatttttccttcttttgtaattgaataggaattgtatgtataattttgaaatataataaacatGTGTACAAGGCTCCATATTGAGGCAAATCTGAGCTATGAtattcaggtgactgttaaggtcaatgggcctcttgtttgttttccAATGGAAATTCATTTTTCCAATCACTTTTGATTTAGTCTTGCACTTTAGCTATATACAAAATGGCTGACAAGGCATCGTTCCATAGGATCTAGAAGCTGTTTcaatttttcaactttgatcatatgataaaacaattattgacattttattGGTCAAGAAGATGTTTTAGCTACCCTCAAAATACAACATTCATGTTGCCTTCTTGAATGCTGTACCCCTCGGATAGTTAAAGCATCATATTGACCTCACTGATTGTATTTCTCTGCATTGCATATCCACTAACCATTGGAATGAAAAGCAAACAATGTTTTAATCAATGTGCTCTGTAGTCCAATTTATCAACTTTATCCCTTTCTTTTGGAATTCGAATTGGAAAAAGAtggatttaaataaaatttcaaaaatagtgagagtagggcaaacatggacttctggacacaccagaggtggtatcaggtgcctaggaggagtaagcatccccctaTTGACTGGTCCCACCTGCCATGAGCCttctatcttgatcagttaaaaggagtaatctgtagtcaaaatcaggatGAAAACAGCTTAAAcattggtataaaacacatcaAACAATATTCCACCTAATAACAGATTGTTaacaatttacaaaatgctgactttcatTGAAACTGTTtaaacccatgtaacatcaacctatttgtcagtagcctgcctcagtttaaaaatttatcataagCAAAACATGCTCTCACATATGGAATTGGATGAGGTATATGAACACTATAGGCAAGTAATAATGCAGGTTTTATATAAGAATAATTTATTTACTCTGATTTACAACCTGTTCATTcagaaagtcagcatttcaaattttcttggAATAAAGATGACAAACAAGAAAAATGTCCAAAGATTATAATCCTTTATCTTTGATGACATAAgggaaataaatcaaataaagaGATGGACGTAGTACTTAACACTTCAAACATATAcacatttctttaattttttgtcTAATCCGTGGAAAAAAAACCACCTGAAAAATCAATAATTCTAAAGTTGAGCAACTTGTTACATAACCCAATTAGTTATTCTCATCAATTTGATaacatatatgttcaatataatttttcagACAACACATATGTTCAATATAACTTTTCCGACAACACGTATGTTCAATATAACTTTTCTGACAACACACATGTTCAATATTAACTTTTTCTCTTTGTaccaatgaaaattatttcaatcacatagtaaatatattccacaaaatattttacaaaatcatggtccccaaaCTGAGACTAGCAGTGCAACTCCCTTTACAAAAAATCACAGatgaatttattgaattatgCTGTCTTGTAGAGATGTCATCATTACTTTCTTTGCGATTTTTCCAGAATACAATTTGCTTTCATACACATATTTCCACAATCTGAATATTGTACGAGTACAAAAATGTACAAACTATCTGCAAAAATTTACCTATATTCAGTGTTGGACATTTACACAAAGGGAAAGAGAACATTATGTAATCCCcgttaaaaatgaaaatggaatTTGCAACAATACTAAATGATGTCATGGTTATATTGATGCCTAGTGTTtgtcaagattttaaaaatccatcCTGCAAAACTTTCCTCCATCATCTTAACCTTCAGTAAAGTTTTATTTGTAGCATTTAGTAGGATAtaattaaagggggggggggggggggggggaggaggtaGCAGACACAAACAATAAGACTTATAAATCAAATATCATACCTAAATGGTTTGTGATTTGTATATTTCCCCTTAAAATTGGCATAAATGTGACCTATGTACACTTTTTCTTTGTACAATTGTTCTTTTATATGCAAATGTCTTCTTGCTTCAAACAGTTGTCTTGCATTAGTTTTGGGAGGTTATGAGATGACGGTAAAATTGTCTAttcaaagtaaaaataaaatctccATCGGATCAACCATGACAAAGGAAGCAAAACAACTTCAAATTGTACACCTGTTATTCTACATGACAacttttttttcacaatttacCAATGATGAACTGGTCTGTAGTTACTAATTTTCGCATCAGAGATTATCTTAAATACAAGAAACATTAAAGGACTGGTTCGCACCATGAAATATTTGCACCGTTGAAGttctcatgtaaatttctcacaTGCAAATAAAAGCTGGTTTACATTAACCTCATttagagaagaaaaaacaacagAGAAGAAAATTTGTAGATCATATCATACTCATGTAATGCAAATCGTGTTATACCAGACCTTGTCCAAAAAATAGCCGCACGACAGCTCCCAAACTCACACAAACACCCAACCCCAATCCCTGTCATTTATGAATGCATAAATATATGCTGGTTATGCCACAtgagacatttaaaaaaaaaacaactcagaATCACTACACGAGTTTCAATCCTCCTAAAGCCTCCTAAACATGACGactttataattattttaaaattcctgacaaaacaaaatgtatacatcactattttttttaatctgagACCAGATTTCTGTACTGTAATGAAGACTGGAGCAGCGTAAATCTACACAATACGATAAATTTACGCAGACATTGATAATACGAGTTTTCTGGTCTTAACGTTACAAAATACAGGTAATGTTATCACAAACATGAGGATACTGACCTTCACTCTACATTACTGCACAGACAGGTCAGATTGTTCATCACAGCCATCATGCATTGTAGTACTATTGTAATCCGAAGAGCTCAATAGACACAACCCAGAATGTATTACAACCCAAGTTTTACATTCCTGATTTCTCCATACTGTCAATAATCTCTGTGAACAAATTCTGTGTGATCATATTAGACAAATTCAAACAGACGGGTCAGACGTCCACCTCCAAGGGAGAAAAACCAAGGCCCAAATATCACACAGCAGACTGtcaaaatatatttcacaaGTTCGGTGTGCCTATACAGTGCTGTTTGAATAATTACAACCAcaaaaattataacaatgacaatttttcaaattgaatgataaaaatcttacaaacaaacatgtatacatatgtCTAGATACAAATCAATCTCCAAAAATATACTTGCTGTCAAATACAATGTAATCctatttcattatatgaaataaaatttatcatctaaaattaaattcaatgaTACTGTGCCAGAATCcacaacattctgaaaaataatcagCACACATTTTAACAACACAGATTGCGTACATGGTCGgaataaaactaaaaaaaaatacaggttATAAATGCACACCCAAATGTTGTAACGTAGAGATTTACATACAGAAGCTAAACGTCACTACAATGATATGTATATCTACAGTCTCTAATCACTAAATGATAGGGTTTAGCCCTCAGTGACTGAATATTAATCTCCATCATCTCTGAAGTATTTCGCTAGTCAGTTTATATAGCTGACACAGGATCTGTAGCAGCAAACCTTACACACTGCTACTGATGACAAGATGCTGGCAGTTGTCTAACGATCTGTGGTTGCAGTCAGCTATGATAGTCTAGCATTGGGCTGATATTGCATAGAATAATTGTCCTGACTGTACGACTGGAACTGAGGCTGACCATCACCTGAGGCTATTGCTGGTACACCTTTACGATACACTAACATATTTAAAACCGGTTTTCGTTGAATGTATTCCACCGCCTTTCTGTGGGTGACCACCGTGAAGTCATGTCCATTGACCTGAAATGAAGCAATCgctgaaatttcaattttgtcaTATTTTCCAATTTCTAAGAAAGTCCCTGCTACAGCTATATGATATTTTAAGTGCAAGTATTGATACagttaaatgatattttgtgtgacAGTATTGATACagttaaatgatattttgtgtgacAGTATTGATACAGTTAAATGATATTTCTGTGTGACAGTATTGATACagttaaatgatattttgtgtgacAGTATTGATACagttaaatgatattttgtttgacaGTATTGATACAGTTAAATATTTTGTGTGACAGTATTAATACagtaaaatgatattttgtgtgacAGTATTGAtacaattaaatgatatttctGTGTGACAGTATTGATACAGTTAAATATTTTGTGTGACAGTATTAATACagtaaaatgatattttgtgtgacAGTATTGATAcagataaatgatattttgtttgacaGTATTGATACAGTTAAATGATATTTCTGTGTGACAGTATTGATACagttaaatgatattttgtgtgacAGTATTGATACAGATAAATAATATTTCTGTGTGACAATATTGATACagttaaatgatattttgtgtgacAGTATTAATACagttaaatgatattttgtgtgacAGTATTAATACagttaaatgatattttttgtgaCAGTATTAATACagttaaatgatattttgtgtgacAGTATTAATACagttaaatgatattttgtgtgacAATATTGATGCagttaaatgatattttgtgtgacAGTATTGATGCagttaaatgatattttgtgtgacAGTATTGATACagttaaatgatattttgtgtgacAGTATTAATACagttaaatgatattttgtgtgacAGTATTGATAAAGTTAAATGATATTTCTGTGTGACAGTATTAATACagttaaatgatattttgtgtgacAGTATTGATACagttaaatgatattttgtgtgacAGTATTGAtacaattaaatgatattttgtgtgacAGTATTGATACagttaaatgatattttgtgtgacAGTATTGATACcgttaaatgatattttgtgtgacAGTATTAATACagttaaatgatattttgtgtgacAGTATTGATACcgttaaatgatattttgtgtgacAGTATTAATACAGTAAAATGATATTTCTGTGTGACAGTATTGATACAGTTAAATGATATTTCTGTGTGACTGTATTAATACagttaaatgatattttgtgtgacAGTATTAATACagttaaatgatattttgtgtgacAGTATTGATACagttaaatgatattttgtgtgacAGTATTGATACcgttaaatgatattttgtgtgacAGTATTGATACCGTTAAATGATATTTCTGTGTGACAGTATTGATACcattaaatgatattttgtgtgacAGTATTGATACAGTTAAATGATATTTCTGTGTGACAGTATTGATACagttaaatgatattttgtgacaGTATTGATACagttaaggtgggtccttagtcctggatttttggggtttaggtagcaattttttgtttggaatcaataaattaacattcagagtaatgaaaaaaggcaaaacatttaaggatttccatactaattttcattacatacaccactaaagtcatgtaccccgatgtagatttttattaaattcattggaaacggttatttgttgtaattttaatataaaaacaacaaaatatattttgaattgcatttatttatcgggaaacatgtcaataactaaaacacatgtcattttcaatatgttcatcaagttttagaataatatgtgcaaaattattgaattagcgttattctccaaaatgttaaaaaacaaacaaatgtgggcgcattttccttatagcatggattacatatcattttttctgtttatattagtagagttacatctgttatagttatttatggaaaaaaatccatacctttccttaataatttcaaatctatagcttccagattatgtatacccccataaaaatcTGAAATCttgcaccatacagctgagctatttaaaatcactcgagaataaaattttatgtaatttcatgaaaagacacagataatgattccttatcaccttggtaaaatgtttgtcaaaaataaagaaaatctatcgcattatggacttgataaataatctaatgaaaacagagttattgtccttggattcaatattttgaaacacatcatTGACTaatcaaatataactaagactttaaaaatactttatggctaacaagattttttacaataactattgaaaaagattccaacaaaatttatgttcctgtcattaaatcattgactttgcaaaatcctatgacgtcacaggagtgtggaactacgttaaatgatattttgtgtgacAGTATTAATACAGTTAAATGATATTTCTGTGTGACAGTATTGATACATTAAATGATATTCTGTGTGACAGTATTGATACagttaaatgatattttgtgacaGTATTGATACagttaaatgatattttgtgtgacAGTATTGATAcagataaatgatattttgtgtgacAGTATTGATACagttaaatgatattttgtgtgacAGTATTGATACAGTTAAATGATATTCTGTGTGACAGTATTGATACagttaaatgatattttgtgtgacAGTATTGATACAGTTAAATGATATTTCTGTGTGACAGTATTAATACagttaaatgatattttgtgtgacAGTATTGATACagttaaatgatattttgtgtgacAGTATTGATACagttaaatgatattttgtgtgacAGTATTGATACAGTTAAATGATATTTCTGTGTGACAGTATTGATACAGTTAAATGATATTTCTGTGTGACAGTATTGATACAGTTAAATATTTTGTGTGACAGTATTGATACAGTTAAATGATATTTCTGTGTGACAGTATTGATACagttaaatgatattttgtgtgacAGTATTGATACAGTTAAATGATATTTCTGTGTGACAGTATTGATACagttaaatgatattttgtgtgacAGTATTGATACAGTTAAATGATATTTCTGTGTGACAGTATTGATACAGTTAAATGATATTTCTGTGTGACAGTATTGATACAGATAAATGATATTTCTGTGTGACAGTATTGATAcagataaatgatattttacatgataaTATTCAATATCACTCCTTTCTATCTGAAAAAATTGAAGCGTGtttgtactgaaattttatccttgagatatttcatatttacctgTAGAATTTTATCGTGAATCTGTAAACCGCATCTCTCTGCAGGCCCGCCCTCGTGTATGTAGGTCACATAAACACCCTTCAATGTAATAACTTTCcataaaaatcattcatttttaacTTGTAAGTACCAGTTCTATGAAAGCACTAAAATATTCTTATATACAGCAAATAAAAAAAGTTGTGacctacaaaaatatttcttctttgttttttattaatGACCTTAATTAAATGACAATGTTGCACACCTGATGTGTATGAAAATAATGCCCTGTTCACATGGTTGCGctttaaattttactttgcattaaatttaatgcaaagtaaaataatgcacattaaactaattcaaattaaaaaaccGTTCACATGGCggtaatgcgaagtaaactaaggTGTATTAAATTCATATGCGTTTCCAAATTAACAGGAAGTAAAAGAAATGCaactaaataaatgaaaaaatcatttttcaaatatgactGGTGAGtcctttgatttttttgtaaaatgacTTCCAGGCTCTATGtaatacaatgaaaataaagGAAAACACACACAATTTTCTGAATCCCGTATACATGTTTGTGCCTATAAGTTCTCGAGTTTGATATTTCCTCTGACCAGCTTTCAATCAAGGCAATTGTTTCTTTCAAGGATCCAGTTACAACTCTGAATGTCTCTTTCAAATTCACCATTATACTGACTAATGTAATAACCTGATTGTTACGGACtgcgtattataagtctactaagacatacatatacatatatacatgtagttatactgtttttattttcattaaatgaatGACCTAATTATGTTGCCTGTGGATTAGCCGAGGTGCGGTAATCGGCACCTGACAATAAATGACATCATTATGTTTCCCGTGGATTAGCCGAGGTCATTATGTTGCCTATGGATTAGCGGAGGTGCGGTAATCGGTACCTGACAAAAAATGTCATCATTATGTTTCCTGTGAATTAGCTGAGGTGCAGTCGTCGGTACCTGACAATAAATGACATCATTATGTTGCCTGTAGATTAGCCAAGATGTGGTAATCGGTACCTGACAATAAATGCCATCATTATGTTGCCAGTACATTAGCCAAGGTGTGGTCGTCAGTTCCTGACAATAAATGTCATCATTATGTTTCCTGTAGATTAGCTGAGGTGTGGTCGTAGGTACCTGACAATAAATGTCATCATTATGTTTCCTGTGGATTAGCCGAGGTCATTATGTTGCCTGTGGATTAGCGGAGGTGCGGTAATCGGTTCCTGACAATAAATGTCATCATTATGTTTCCCGTAGATTAGCTGAGGTGTGGTCGTCGGTACCTGACAATAAATGACCAGTACCTTGTCTGGATATCCCTGAGGACTCCTTGTGTTGTCCTGATCAATACCCCCGCCAATACGGAACCCACATTTGTACTTCTGTTTACCGTCTGGTCCAGAAATAGGATTACCCAATCCATCAACTTCTGGTTCTTTCTCAAGAACGAGTGGGATCTAAAAATATCAGATCATCTCTATAA
This genomic window from Ostrea edulis chromosome 4, xbOstEdul1.1, whole genome shotgun sequence contains:
- the LOC125667907 gene encoding tax1-binding protein 3 homolog translates to MTGHTAGDPLECFSIPLVLEKEPEVDGLGNPISGPDGKQKYKCGFRIGGGIDQDNTRSPQGYPDKGVYVTYIHEGGPAERCGLQIHDKILQVNGHDFTVVTHRKAVEYIQRKPVLNMLVYRKGVPAIASGDGQPQFQSYSQDNYSMQYQPNARLS